Proteins encoded in a region of the Drosophila busckii strain San Diego stock center, stock number 13000-0081.31 chromosome 2L, ASM1175060v1, whole genome shotgun sequence genome:
- the LOC108607511 gene encoding uncharacterized protein LOC108607511, with protein sequence PKSKRRAANCNICGNKIKSLTHPKSLPTGRFGHCRKPYRLVTCKHKCPELEPTAPSPPRSQSTTPPPQATASLAQSPEDCNDEDIPNLVAFAHEVFNRPLHLRQRQTSFYDNLFVSDFIPLDTPITDGSGGAISKRRRLFGRPLRTHCSRPLPPLSQVLALIKEKQQVRAKGGGLAPKQPDESVSNACSQFAPFDQYDGPSEDALVVEEARQTLRQPHALHIKHRPDLPSTRLPSFESEPGSDCSSLSACDAHAAAAPADRKHTVGAPAHLHEMMKAVTQSGLSDSIASSSNSTTSSTTSSSHKSASSTLPLRSRGGEEIAFTEDEHELEEIEATTVEPSSVYPNMPISIMEKIFWLVDQKQQQLPIMENKSLLQFIQELSVPDDEAQTALIHEVEQQLAAGEAQTNDMSNELPLNSTNKTADHEKYDKVLSHDSSAFTSSVTQMWSTISSLFVPSGCEEEKLPLKSDKPLGDGSSEKRKCKSNTNEICRIL encoded by the coding sequence CCCAAGTCCAAGCGACGTGCAGCCAATTGCAACATATGTGGCAACAAGATAAAGTCTCTGACGCATCCAAAGAGTTTGCCCACTGGTCGCTTTGGACACTGCCGCAAGCCATATCGTTTGGTTACTTGCAAACATAAGTGTCCTGAGCTAGAACCAACTGCGCCGTCACCACCGCGCTCTCAGTCGACTACGCCACCACCTCAAGCAACAGCATCATTAGCGCAGTCGCCGGAGGACTGCAATGATGAGGATATACCCAATCTGGTGGCCTTTGCCCATGAGGTATTCAATCGTCCGCTGCATCTGCGCCAGCGCCAGACCAGCTTCTATGACAATCTCTTTGTCAGCGACTTTATTCCACTAGACACGCCCATAACCGATGGCAGCGGTGGCGCCATCTCTAAGCGCCGCCGTCTTTTTGGGCGTCCACTACGCACGCACTGCAGCCGCCCGTTGCCGCCACTCTCCCAGGTGCTGGCGctcataaaagaaaaacaacaggTGCGCGCCAAGGGAGGTGGCCTAGCGCCCAAGCAACCGGATGAGAGTGTCAGCAATGCCTGCAGCCAGTTTGCGCCTTTCGATCAGTACGACGGGCCCTCGGAGGATGCGCTGGTGGTAGAGGAGGCACGTCAGACATTGCGTCAGCCACACGCCTTGCATATCAAACACCGCCCAGATTTGCCGTCTACGCGACTGCCCAGCTTTGAATCCGAGCCAGGCAGCGACTGCTCTTCGTTGTCCGCTTGTGATGCGCACGCTGCGGCTGCGCCGGCAGACCGTAAGCATACAGTGGGCGCGCCGGCGCACTTGCATGAAATGATGAAGGCTGTAACCCAGTCGGGACTTTCAGATagcattgccagcagcagcaatagtacCACTAgtagcaccaccagcagcagccacaaaagcgCCAGCTCAACACTGCCGCTGCGCAGTCGCGGCGGTGAAGAGATAGCTTTTACGGAAGATGAGCACGAGCTAGAGGAAATCGAAGCAACTACGGTGGAGCCATCCAGTGTATATCCAAATATGCCCATTTCCATAATGGAGAAAATATTTTGGCTCGTGgatcaaaagcagcagcagttgcccaTAATGGAAAACAAAAGCTTGCTGCAGTTCATACAAGAGCTGAGTGTTCCAGACGATGAAGCGCAGACGGCGCTCATACATGAGGTGGAACAGCAACTGGCCGCTGGCGAAGCACAAACAAATGACATGTCAAACGAATTGCCTTTAAATTCTACAAATAAAACTGCCGATCATGAAAAGTATGACAAGGTCTTAAGCCATGACTCCTCAGCATTCACATCCAGCGTCACACAAATGTGGTCCACCATCAGCAGTTTGTTCGTGCCCAGCGGCTGTGAGGAGGAAAAGCTGCCGCTAAAGAGCGACAAACCATTAGGCGACGGCAGCAGTGAGAAgagaaaatgcaaaagcaatacAAACG
- the LOC117134868 gene encoding uncharacterized protein LOC117134868 encodes MFRLYKLYTLYMNKMTSYGAERSPYWCLCQKLPRSILHIEPTPEMRCDVCGRLRRPSLSSSSDEEEIAAERSQKTLAQQQCSELYKERQKLEEQQQQLDAQQSSTGAGP; translated from the coding sequence ATGTTTCGCTTATACAAACTTTATACGCTGTATATGAACAAAATGACCAGCTATGGAGCGGAGCGCTCGCCATATTGGTGTCTCTGCCAGAAGCTGCCACGCTCCATACTCCACATAGAGCCCACGCCAGAAATGCGGTGCGATGTTTGCGGGCGCTTGCGCCGACCAAGTCTCAGCTCCTCTAGTGATGAGGAGGAAATTGCAGCAGAGCGAAGCCAAAAGACACTTGCCCAGCAGCAATGCAGCGAACTGTACAAGGAGCGACAGAAACTTgaggaacagcaacagcaactggatGCGCAACAGTCCAGCACAGGCGCAGGTCCA